From Camelina sativa cultivar DH55 chromosome 20, Cs, whole genome shotgun sequence, the proteins below share one genomic window:
- the LOC104770389 gene encoding mitochondrial pyruvate carrier 1 yields MATSRFQAFLNSPIGPKTTHFWGPIANWGFVAAGLVDMQKPPEMISGNMSSAMCVYSALFMRFAWMVQPRNYLLLACHASNETVQLYQLSRWARAQGYLSSKKEEEKPSQ; encoded by the exons CGTTCTTGAACAGTCCAATTGGCCCTAAAACAACCCATTTCTGGGGGCCTATTGCTAACTGGGGTTTTGTTGCTGCT GGTTTGGTGGATATGCAGAAGCCTCCTGAAATGATTTCTGGAAACATGTCTTCAG CGATGTGCGTTTACTCTGCATTGTTCATGAGATTTGCCTGGATGGTGCAACCCCGCAACTACTTGCTACTTGCGTGCCATGCATCAAACGAGACTGTACAGCTCTACCAGCTCTCACGTTGGGCTAGAGCCCAGGG GTATTTATCCtccaagaaagaagaggagaaaccGTCTCAGTAA
- the LOC104770387 gene encoding F-box/kelch-repeat protein At5g49000-like encodes MSAAVEQSRKKASPSPSSGLWSLPDEIAIDCFARVSRVDHAALSMTSKSNRSLVVSPELYETRSRMGCTEECVYVFIDSPFEPNPRWFILRRGRGSVNNNRNRLIPIPSFPTPRSATLVSLGCGIYVIGGFKKCLKTALVSYLDCRTHTWSYLPSMSVARAEARAGVLDGKIYVFGGCVEDPSIWAEVFDPKLQTWSRVVIPEDLMKATEVSKVVQGEETITVSCNFPRDKSWSQKRPRWLHARQQTRHLFSWQHSRLLGRPRWGC; translated from the exons ATGTCGGCCGCGGTAGAGCAATCGCGTAAGAAAGCGTCTCCGTCTCCGTCGTCTGGGTTATGGTCTTTGCCAGATGAGATTGCTATAGATTGCTTTGCCCGCGTGTCAAGAGTAGACCATGCAGCCTTATCTATGACCTCAAAGAGCAACCGCTCACTGGTGGTTTCGCCTGAGTTATACGAGACACGATCCCGGATGGGTTGCACGGAGGAGTGCGTGTATGTATTCATTGACTCTCCATTTGAGCCAAACCCGCGCTGGTTCATCCTCCGCCGAGGACGAGGCTCTGTAAATAATAATCGGAATCGGCTGATCCCGATCCCGTCGTTCCCAACTCCGCGATCAGCGACCTTGGTTTCCCTGGGGTGTGGGATCTATGTAATTGGCGGATTTAAAAAATGCTTGAAAACCGCGCTTGTCTCGTACCTGGATTGTCGGACTCACACGTGGAGCTACCTCCCTTCCATGAGTGTTGCTCGCGCTGAGGCCCGTGCTGGCGTCTTAGACGGCAAGATATACGTGTTTGGAGGCTGCGTGGAGGATCCCTCAATCTGGGCAGAGGTATTCGACCCAAAGTTGCAAACTTGGAGTAGAGTTGTTATCCCGGAGGACCTGATGAAAGCGACAGAGGTTAGCAAGGTGGTGCAGGGGGAGGAGACTATTACTGTGTCCTGCAACTTTCCGAGGGACAAG TCATGGTCACAAAAACGGCCTCGATGGCTTCATGCCAGGCAACAAACTCGTCACCTCTTCTCGTGGCAACATTCTCGTCTTCTGGGACGTCCTCGTTGGGGATGCTGA